A single window of Malus sylvestris chromosome 5, drMalSylv7.2, whole genome shotgun sequence DNA harbors:
- the LOC126621751 gene encoding uncharacterized protein LOC126621751, which yields MKSLLVALFSLFLFATTIESRGGAGFDWPTKEDPQVDVSVSTPRALRWGGPGIESIDWQDIMKDERMGNFFVEVFDSKPKTIGSIRGEEIESVDWKNIMKEQPRWNLVVEVSDTAPKTIGKTESIEWKNMMKQEPTEDLLVDVSISTQEEKAYRRENVKKPFDEFRPYISAYGREDESKVEYYAKDIEPQPKSDRAYTRKQPFRAKQAKQIFPSTITTRN from the exons ATGAAGTCCCTTCTCGTAGCTctcttctctttgtttttg TTTGCTACAACTATAGAATCAAGAGGAGGTGCCGGATTTGACTGGCCAACTAAGGAAGACCCCCAGGTTGACGTTTCTGTTTCAACTCCAAGAGCTTTACGATGGGGAGGTCCAGGAATTGAGTCAATTGACTGGCAAGATATCATGAAAGATGAACGTATGGGAAATTTCTTTGTTGAGGTTTTTGATTCAAAACCAAAAACTATAGGATCAATAAGAGGTGAAGAAATTGAGTCAGTTGATTGGAAAAATATTATGAAAGAGCAACCTAGGTGGAACCTAGTTGTTGAGGTTTCCGATACAGCACCAAAAACTATAGGAAAAACAGAGTCAATTGAATGGAAAAATATGATGAAACAGGAACCCACGGAGGACCTCCTTGTTGATGTCTCTATTTCAACGCAGGAAGAGAAAGCCTACCGCCGTGAAAATGTAAAGAAACCTTTTGATGAGTTCAGGCCCTATATCTCAGCTTACGGCCGCGAAGATGAAAGCAAAGTAGAATACTATGCCAAAGACATTGAACCACAACCTAAGTCTGATCGGGCTTACACTCGCAAGCAGCCATTTAGAGCAAAACAAGCCAAGCAAATATTTCCATCTACGATTACTACGAGAAACTGA